The following are from one region of the Paenibacillus protaetiae genome:
- a CDS encoding carbohydrate ABC transporter permease — protein MTSVSASAKRPRKRNANHLLAHLVLAGFGFLLLYPLVFMVMSGFFTRDEFSSRIIGFFPIPEEATLNNYKMLLFGSADSSIQMYFRNSVIRTIFSTFFAILTSFLGGYAFARLRFKGRDVLFLALLATQMIPGTIALIPTYLQLARWPFAGGNHIFTGGSGLLDTWWVYFLGGPAINIMGTFLVKQSIEKVPIELDEAAKVDGAGTLRIIFGILFPLQLPIMAYIGITTALGTWNDFATPFFYTNSDHLQTLPSAIARLSSAATGATGTPNYPLIITLGLGTTIPALLIFFFLQKYIVQGLANTGIKG, from the coding sequence GTGACTTCTGTATCCGCTTCCGCCAAACGTCCCCGTAAACGGAACGCCAATCATCTGCTTGCGCATCTTGTGCTGGCAGGTTTCGGATTTTTGCTGCTTTACCCGCTAGTCTTTATGGTTATGAGCGGTTTCTTTACGAGAGATGAGTTCTCCAGCAGAATTATCGGCTTCTTTCCCATTCCTGAGGAAGCAACGCTGAATAACTACAAAATGCTTCTGTTCGGATCGGCCGACTCCTCAATCCAGATGTACTTCCGCAACTCCGTAATCCGTACCATTTTTAGCACTTTTTTTGCCATACTGACGTCTTTTCTTGGCGGATACGCCTTTGCACGGCTGCGGTTTAAAGGCCGCGACGTTTTGTTTCTTGCGCTGCTTGCCACCCAGATGATCCCGGGCACAATTGCGCTCATTCCAACTTACCTGCAGCTGGCGCGCTGGCCGTTTGCGGGAGGCAACCATATTTTTACCGGCGGTTCCGGACTTCTGGATACGTGGTGGGTGTACTTTCTGGGCGGGCCCGCCATCAATATTATGGGGACCTTTCTTGTCAAACAATCTATCGAGAAGGTTCCAATCGAGCTGGACGAAGCCGCCAAAGTGGATGGAGCCGGTACGCTTCGCATTATTTTCGGCATTTTATTTCCGCTGCAGCTGCCCATCATGGCGTACATCGGCATTACGACGGCGCTTGGAACATGGAACGACTTTGCAACTCCTTTCTTCTATACGAACAGCGATCATCTACAGACGCTGCCTTCCGCTATTGCGCGGCTTTCTTCGGCAGCTACAGGCGCTACAGGCACGCCTAACTATCCGCTGATCATTACCCTTGGCCTTGGCACAACGATTCCTGCACTCCTTATTTTCTTTTTCCTGCAGAAATATATCGTTCAAGGGTTGGCGAATACAGGCATTAAAGGTTAA
- a CDS encoding extracellular solute-binding protein translates to MKKRTMAVCMAMALIASSLAACSGGNSNSASNSNESSSPTPSASADTTSSATPAPSDTSGQPVSITVLTEGATSVGAGKLDELLEAKKKELAGKSVDMSYTPGNAFDVESFPYLYQNIMYNKLKEKNINVEMQDWGWGEPLVQKQTAGFLAKNIPDIIVGETQMPGFAQQGLLEPFPDDLANEIRQNVADAAWKPMEIDGKIYGFAAQPGVSSLFWNKDLVKQAGLDPDKAPTTWAELLDHIQKVTAAGKGKFYGGGVYAGANFGGYLRFGALMMINGGNFAVDGQPAFNSPQNVETISYLRQLNAEHPAGLMVNTSEGAYFDAWYKGQLGYIIDGPWMAQQSKDKNIDVGMASIPLSPNGKPGDITIGAAFTSVPKDSKNKEAAFEYIRAMFSDDIQQLIADSNVRSPVLKKIAESDDYKTKHPDLYTHYLAMSGNVQGLPTFAKDNTKAWQVFGDAVVKSLMTKGDIQAIMDDAQKKAEAITK, encoded by the coding sequence ATGAAGAAGCGTACGATGGCTGTTTGCATGGCAATGGCTCTGATCGCATCGAGTCTGGCAGCTTGCAGCGGCGGAAATTCCAATTCGGCTTCCAATTCCAATGAAAGTTCCAGCCCGACGCCTTCGGCATCCGCAGACACAACAAGCTCGGCAACGCCGGCACCTTCGGATACGTCCGGGCAGCCAGTGTCGATTACGGTGCTGACGGAAGGCGCAACTTCGGTAGGGGCAGGCAAGCTGGACGAATTGCTTGAAGCTAAAAAGAAAGAATTGGCAGGCAAGAGCGTGGATATGTCTTATACGCCCGGCAATGCATTTGACGTAGAATCTTTTCCATACTTGTACCAAAATATCATGTACAACAAGCTGAAAGAAAAAAACATCAATGTCGAGATGCAGGACTGGGGATGGGGCGAACCGCTTGTTCAGAAACAAACGGCAGGATTTCTCGCCAAAAATATCCCGGACATTATCGTCGGGGAAACCCAGATGCCGGGTTTTGCCCAGCAAGGATTGCTGGAACCGTTCCCGGACGATCTGGCCAATGAAATTCGCCAGAACGTAGCGGATGCGGCATGGAAACCAATGGAAATCGACGGCAAAATTTACGGCTTTGCCGCTCAGCCAGGCGTAAGCAGCTTGTTCTGGAATAAGGACCTGGTTAAACAGGCTGGCCTTGACCCCGACAAAGCGCCAACGACTTGGGCTGAACTGCTGGATCATATTCAAAAAGTAACCGCTGCGGGCAAAGGGAAGTTTTATGGCGGCGGCGTATATGCAGGAGCCAACTTTGGCGGATACCTTCGTTTTGGCGCTCTTATGATGATTAACGGGGGCAATTTCGCCGTTGACGGCCAGCCGGCCTTCAACAGCCCGCAAAACGTGGAAACGATATCATACCTTCGCCAGCTGAACGCCGAGCATCCGGCCGGACTGATGGTGAACACAAGCGAAGGCGCTTATTTCGACGCATGGTATAAAGGGCAGCTTGGCTACATCATCGACGGCCCGTGGATGGCTCAGCAGTCCAAGGATAAAAACATTGATGTCGGCATGGCTTCGATTCCGCTGTCTCCAAACGGAAAACCGGGGGATATTACGATCGGCGCCGCGTTCACTTCGGTACCAAAGGATTCCAAAAACAAGGAAGCGGCTTTCGAATATATCCGCGCCATGTTCAGCGACGACATTCAGCAGCTGATCGCTGACTCTAACGTTCGTTCGCCTGTTCTGAAGAAAATCGCCGAATCGGATGATTATAAAACAAAACATCCTGACCTGTACACCCATTACTTGGCAATGTCCGGCAACGTGCAAGGGCTTCCTACCTTTGCGAAGGACAACACGAAAGCTTGGCAAGTATTCGGAGACGCTGTCGTCAAATCACTGATGACCAAAGGCGATATTCAAGCCATTATGGATGATGCGCAGAAGAAAGCGGAAGCGATTACAAAATAA
- a CDS encoding alpha-mannosidase, whose amino-acid sequence MPYEANTIKLDKVKAVLSRLRGAIYEPVGELTVHAWVTKEPVSFADRMNGRPLGSLRAGDKWAELWECAWFHFEGKVPATAAGKKVVLLLDIHGEICVVDGQGVPCRGLTTKNSTFDYTLGMPGKRVVEVTGCADGGEIIDLWADGACNDLFGNFQGGTIKEANIAVCDESCRRLYYDWEVLSELAEQLPDTGARKAQVMQTLYEASLVLADLNPESVSKASVMLQRELARKGGDPVLEVSAVGHAHIDLAWLWPIRETVRKGARTFATALRNMENYPDYVFGASQPQLYQWIKERYPELYGQIKERVQEGRWEAQGAMWVEPDTNISGGEALIRQILYGKRFFQEEFGKEMKVLWLPDVFGYSGSLPQLLKKSGVDYMMTQKLSWSVYNTHPHHSFFWEGIDGTRVLTHLPPEDTYNSPASPRSLVKIENQYLDRNVSSHALMLFGIGDGGGGPGEEHLERLEREKNLSGLPPVVQESSIAFFRKLEREAGRFKTFKGELYLEKHQGTLTTQGRNKWYNRKMEKGLRELEYVSSLLWELDNVPYPAEKLEQIWKEVLLYQFHDILPGSSIARVYDESLQRYSALYEEVTAMTKDAYERLAGLMGWAGETAVFNSLSWEREEWIKQDEDWYRVVVPAMGSVSLREAVRPLPAEGLSASERQLENDRLLLRFNEDGHLVSMYDKILEREAVYPGEAANVFSIYYDDGDAWDFPHDYRERLAGTMKLADCKFYMEGPHAVLEQTFQFGESSLSQKVMLSAGENMVRFETVADWKESGKMLRAAFPVNVFADEAYCDIQFGFIKRPTTRNTGLEFAKDEICSHHYIDLSQHDYGVALLNDSKYGHSVQGHVIDLNLLRSPHYPDPEADRALHSFTYALFPHKGNPIDAGVSRKGYELNVPLTVVKGRADENRRHRPVQLITVDHPLVILETVKKAEDSDRLLFRLYETGGTYARTKLTFGLPCAFIEETNLMEEPLQRLQPQASEVEVAFTPFEIKTFSVAFAK is encoded by the coding sequence ATGCCATACGAGGCTAATACAATCAAGCTGGATAAGGTAAAAGCTGTTCTTTCCCGCTTGCGCGGCGCAATATACGAGCCGGTCGGAGAGCTGACGGTTCATGCCTGGGTAACGAAGGAGCCGGTATCTTTTGCAGACAGAATGAACGGCCGTCCGCTCGGCAGCTTGCGGGCCGGGGACAAATGGGCGGAATTATGGGAATGCGCATGGTTCCATTTTGAAGGAAAAGTGCCTGCGACAGCCGCGGGAAAGAAGGTCGTCCTGTTATTGGACATTCATGGGGAAATCTGTGTCGTTGACGGTCAAGGTGTTCCTTGCCGGGGGCTTACGACAAAAAATTCAACGTTTGATTATACGCTGGGCATGCCGGGCAAAAGGGTTGTAGAAGTTACCGGCTGTGCGGATGGCGGAGAAATCATCGATCTATGGGCTGACGGAGCTTGCAACGATTTATTCGGCAATTTCCAGGGCGGCACCATTAAGGAAGCGAATATAGCGGTCTGTGACGAAAGCTGCAGACGTTTGTATTATGATTGGGAAGTATTGTCCGAGCTGGCGGAGCAGCTGCCGGATACAGGCGCGCGCAAGGCGCAGGTTATGCAAACGCTGTACGAGGCTTCGCTTGTTCTGGCGGATTTGAATCCGGAGTCGGTGAGCAAAGCATCGGTAATGCTGCAGCGGGAGCTGGCGCGTAAAGGCGGCGATCCGGTGCTGGAAGTGAGTGCGGTCGGCCATGCCCATATCGATCTGGCCTGGCTGTGGCCGATCCGCGAGACGGTCCGCAAAGGAGCGCGCACTTTCGCTACGGCGCTGCGCAATATGGAGAACTATCCGGATTACGTATTTGGCGCAAGCCAGCCTCAGCTGTATCAATGGATAAAGGAGCGGTACCCGGAGCTGTACGGACAAATTAAGGAACGGGTCCAAGAAGGCCGCTGGGAAGCGCAAGGCGCAATGTGGGTAGAGCCGGATACGAACATATCCGGAGGCGAAGCGCTTATCCGGCAAATTTTGTACGGGAAGCGGTTTTTTCAGGAAGAGTTCGGCAAGGAGATGAAGGTGCTTTGGCTGCCGGATGTATTTGGCTACAGCGGAAGCCTTCCGCAGCTGCTGAAAAAATCCGGCGTCGATTATATGATGACACAGAAGTTGTCCTGGAGCGTCTACAACACGCATCCCCATCACAGTTTCTTCTGGGAAGGGATTGACGGGACGCGGGTGCTGACCCATCTTCCGCCGGAAGATACGTATAACAGTCCTGCATCGCCCCGTTCGCTGGTCAAAATCGAAAACCAATATTTGGACCGGAACGTATCCAGCCATGCGCTTATGCTGTTTGGGATCGGCGACGGAGGCGGCGGCCCGGGCGAAGAGCATCTGGAGCGGCTGGAGCGGGAGAAAAACTTGTCCGGGCTTCCTCCGGTCGTCCAGGAAAGTTCGATCGCATTTTTCCGCAAGCTGGAACGGGAAGCAGGACGATTCAAAACATTTAAAGGCGAGCTTTATCTGGAGAAGCACCAAGGCACGCTGACTACGCAAGGGCGGAATAAATGGTATAACCGAAAAATGGAAAAAGGGCTGCGGGAGCTGGAATACGTATCATCCTTGCTATGGGAGCTGGATAACGTTCCTTATCCGGCCGAGAAGCTGGAGCAGATATGGAAAGAAGTATTGCTCTATCAATTCCACGATATTTTGCCGGGCTCTTCGATTGCAAGAGTATACGACGAATCTTTACAGCGTTATTCCGCTTTATATGAAGAAGTCACTGCCATGACCAAGGATGCTTATGAGCGGCTTGCAGGTTTAATGGGCTGGGCGGGAGAAACGGCTGTATTCAATTCCTTGTCCTGGGAGCGGGAAGAGTGGATCAAGCAGGACGAAGACTGGTACCGCGTTGTCGTTCCGGCGATGGGAAGTGTTTCCCTTCGGGAAGCGGTCCGGCCGTTGCCGGCGGAAGGATTGTCGGCCAGCGAGCGGCAGCTGGAGAACGATAGGCTTCTTCTGCGATTTAATGAAGATGGCCATCTCGTCTCAATGTATGACAAAATACTGGAAAGAGAAGCCGTCTATCCCGGAGAAGCTGCAAATGTGTTCTCCATCTATTACGATGACGGCGATGCCTGGGATTTCCCGCACGATTACCGGGAGCGGCTGGCCGGTACGATGAAGCTGGCCGATTGTAAGTTTTACATGGAAGGCCCGCATGCGGTTCTGGAGCAGACGTTCCAGTTCGGCGAGTCGTCGCTGAGCCAAAAAGTAATGTTGTCCGCCGGAGAAAACATGGTCCGGTTTGAAACTGTTGCCGACTGGAAAGAATCCGGCAAAATGCTGCGGGCAGCTTTCCCGGTCAACGTCTTTGCCGACGAAGCGTATTGCGATATTCAATTCGGCTTCATTAAACGGCCGACGACCCGAAATACCGGACTGGAGTTCGCGAAGGATGAAATTTGCTCTCATCATTACATTGATTTATCCCAGCATGATTATGGCGTTGCTTTGCTGAATGACAGCAAATACGGGCATAGCGTTCAAGGGCATGTGATCGATCTGAATTTGCTGCGGAGCCCGCATTATCCCGATCCAGAGGCCGACCGCGCGCTTCACAGCTTTACTTACGCGCTTTTTCCGCATAAAGGCAATCCTATTGACGCCGGAGTGTCGCGGAAAGGGTATGAGCTGAACGTTCCGCTTACTGTAGTGAAAGGACGAGCGGACGAAAATCGCCGCCATCGTCCGGTTCAGCTGATAACGGTCGATCATCCGCTTGTTATTCTCGAAACGGTAAAAAAAGCGGAGGACAGCGATCGTCTCTTATTCCGGCTGTATGAAACGGGGGGCACTTATGCCCGGACTAAACTGACATTTGGCCTTCCATGCGCCTTTATAGAAGAGACGAATCTGATGGAAGAGCCGCTCCAGCGGCTTCAGCCGCAAGCTTCGGAAGTAGAAGTGGCCTTTACGCCATTTGAGATCAAAACGTTCAGCGTGGCATTCGCCAAGTAG
- a CDS encoding glycoside hydrolase family 32 protein: MDRYRPIYHFTAPSNWMNDPNGPFQWKGEYHLFYQHNPAAPEWGDIHWGHAKSADLVNWTHLPAALSPSRELGEHHCFSGCSVVSGGEVTLFYTSIGEGDRNPVAGAQQWMARGKDLRNWRKAEHNPVLTSDLHGDMNVTEWRDPYVWKEQDGWRMLLGGTEGGSGCGMIYQSDDLEHWTFRGILYRGEESIWECPHLFRFGDQAVLFYSPSGPVRYISGTIRNDRLTDIVHRGTADYGGWEGYYASTGFVDEADRRILLGWVPEGSRGSRFPEAMDWAGALALPRIVDLKPSGVLSMAPIPEIEALRGECCRFTDLAIGQAPVHTGVRLTAFECVAEAGRRAGGEWIISLFVSECGRESTDVRLCPADNTITIDRSRSSLFPGVHISPVQGKLPAGANDDPIKVRIFADQSIIEVFVDDETCLTARVYPSLPDSSGIALHADSEMTIAKLEIWEMKAAAFAAESN; this comes from the coding sequence ATGGACCGTTACAGACCAATATATCACTTTACAGCGCCAAGCAACTGGATGAACGACCCGAATGGGCCGTTTCAATGGAAAGGCGAATACCATTTGTTCTACCAGCATAATCCGGCCGCCCCTGAATGGGGCGACATCCACTGGGGGCATGCCAAAAGCGCTGATCTGGTGAATTGGACGCATCTGCCGGCAGCGCTGTCTCCTTCACGCGAGCTGGGCGAACATCATTGCTTCTCCGGATGCTCCGTTGTAAGCGGCGGCGAGGTGACGCTCTTTTACACGAGCATCGGCGAAGGCGACCGGAATCCGGTCGCCGGCGCGCAGCAATGGATGGCTCGGGGCAAAGATTTGCGCAATTGGCGCAAGGCGGAGCACAATCCCGTGCTGACCAGCGATCTGCACGGGGACATGAACGTTACGGAGTGGAGAGATCCGTATGTCTGGAAAGAGCAGGATGGCTGGCGCATGCTGCTTGGCGGCACTGAAGGCGGCAGTGGATGCGGCATGATTTACCAATCTGATGATTTGGAGCATTGGACTTTCAGGGGCATATTGTACCGCGGTGAAGAGTCCATCTGGGAATGCCCGCATCTGTTCCGGTTCGGCGATCAAGCCGTCTTGTTCTACTCGCCAAGCGGTCCGGTCCGTTACATCTCCGGTACGATCCGCAATGACCGGTTAACGGACATTGTTCATCGCGGCACGGCCGACTACGGCGGGTGGGAGGGCTATTACGCCTCGACCGGCTTTGTCGATGAGGCAGACCGGCGTATACTGCTCGGCTGGGTTCCGGAAGGAAGCAGGGGCAGCCGCTTCCCTGAAGCAATGGATTGGGCTGGAGCGCTTGCGCTGCCGCGGATTGTGGACCTGAAGCCAAGCGGCGTTCTGTCAATGGCGCCCATCCCGGAAATAGAGGCGCTTAGAGGAGAATGCTGCCGCTTTACAGATTTGGCGATCGGACAGGCGCCAGTGCATACAGGCGTGCGCTTGACGGCTTTTGAATGCGTGGCGGAAGCTGGCCGGCGTGCCGGGGGCGAATGGATTATCTCTTTATTTGTTTCGGAATGCGGGCGGGAAAGCACGGATGTCCGCTTGTGTCCGGCGGATAATACGATTACGATTGACCGTTCCCGTTCGAGCCTGTTTCCCGGCGTGCATATATCTCCGGTACAAGGAAAATTACCGGCTGGCGCAAACGATGACCCCATCAAGGTGCGGATATTCGCGGATCAGTCAATCATTGAAGTATTCGTCGATGACGAAACTTGCCTTACAGCGAGAGTCTATCCATCTTTGCCTGACAGCAGCGGCATTGCGCTTCATGCGGACAGCGAAATGACGATCGCCAAATTGGAAATTTGGGAGATGAAGGCGGCGGCGTTTGCTGCCGAATCAAACTAG
- a CDS encoding sensor histidine kinase: protein MFFKKYPWKKSALRRLIFSFICILLPLYLLSMIIYNWGVRTLHDEISASMASQVSQYFAGMEDDFKRIQILQYDALSDDNLNRLGAIPDSLTDIEKMQSILRLQQRLNAIRNSSNYIKDVYAYIPAVQKVISALTISAFDQKQYEVLSKFPFNEDSPLMNVDGSMYLSAVYPFTTPNSHRVPIFIIAIEIAEDKLSDKLRTMVNTTDEGIIYKSPQFVVATSGDKALNNKMTARMNGITGKNNVQSVSIGGKRYLAVYTSSPYFGAVLCKYVPESAVFEPLHKYRNWFIMLAAVSFIIIVVYSLYVYKYIHKPLDKLVKAFRKVEFGDFNVRIGHRHNDEFQYMYTRFNAMAENLKSLIDQVYKQQILAQKAELKQLQSQINPHFLYNSFFILNTMSRLGDYDNLELFSSQLGEYFQFVTRNSADEVPLEREAHHAKVYADIQAMRFSNRVRIDFGELPAQMGHVMVPRLILQPVIENAFEHGLEHKASNGLLQIRFHKEDNLIRITMEDNGERLDAGSMDMLRRSLRNPEGAEMTGLLNIHQRIRLKYGRTSGLDVEQNEWGGLRATITIDIGEGGE from the coding sequence ATGTTTTTCAAAAAATATCCATGGAAAAAAAGCGCGTTGCGCCGGCTTATTTTTTCTTTTATTTGCATCCTTTTGCCGCTTTATTTGCTGAGCATGATTATTTACAACTGGGGTGTCCGTACGCTGCATGATGAAATATCGGCGTCGATGGCTTCACAGGTGTCGCAATATTTTGCAGGGATGGAGGATGATTTTAAACGGATTCAAATTTTGCAATACGATGCGTTAAGCGATGACAATTTGAACCGGCTTGGCGCGATTCCCGATTCATTAACCGACATTGAAAAAATGCAAAGCATTTTGCGGCTCCAGCAGCGGCTTAACGCCATCCGCAACAGCAGCAACTACATTAAAGATGTGTACGCGTATATTCCCGCTGTTCAGAAAGTGATATCGGCGCTTACGATTTCAGCCTTCGACCAGAAGCAATACGAGGTGCTGTCGAAATTCCCGTTTAACGAGGATTCTCCGTTAATGAACGTCGACGGAAGCATGTACTTAAGCGCGGTTTATCCGTTTACGACGCCAAACAGCCACCGGGTTCCCATCTTTATTATTGCAATCGAAATTGCGGAGGACAAGCTGTCCGATAAACTGCGGACGATGGTGAACACAACGGATGAAGGCATTATTTATAAAAGCCCGCAGTTCGTCGTGGCGACAAGCGGCGATAAAGCTTTGAACAATAAAATGACCGCCCGGATGAACGGCATTACGGGCAAAAATAACGTCCAATCGGTGTCTATCGGCGGCAAACGGTATTTGGCCGTCTATACTTCCTCGCCGTATTTTGGCGCCGTATTATGCAAATATGTGCCGGAAAGCGCGGTGTTCGAACCGCTGCACAAATACCGGAACTGGTTCATTATGCTGGCTGCAGTTTCTTTCATCATTATCGTCGTTTATTCGCTTTATGTGTACAAATATATCCACAAGCCGCTGGACAAGCTCGTCAAGGCGTTCCGCAAAGTCGAGTTCGGCGATTTTAACGTGCGGATCGGCCATAGGCATAACGATGAATTCCAATATATGTATACCCGGTTTAACGCCATGGCGGAAAATTTGAAATCATTAATTGACCAAGTGTACAAGCAGCAAATTTTAGCGCAAAAAGCCGAACTGAAACAGCTGCAATCACAAATCAATCCGCATTTTTTATACAACAGCTTTTTTATATTAAACACGATGTCCAGGCTGGGCGATTACGACAATCTGGAGCTGTTCTCCAGCCAGCTGGGCGAATACTTCCAGTTTGTGACCCGCAACAGCGCCGATGAGGTTCCGCTTGAAAGGGAAGCTCATCATGCCAAAGTATACGCCGATATTCAGGCGATGCGTTTCTCCAACCGGGTGAGGATTGATTTCGGCGAGCTTCCCGCCCAAATGGGGCATGTGATGGTGCCGAGGCTTATTTTGCAGCCTGTCATCGAAAACGCTTTCGAGCATGGCCTGGAACATAAAGCGTCTAACGGCTTGTTGCAAATCCGGTTCCATAAAGAGGACAACCTCATCCGCATTACTATGGAGGATAACGGGGAGCGGCTCGATGCCGGAAGCATGGATATGCTGCGGCGGAGCTTAAGGAATCCGGAAGGGGCGGAGATGACCGGACTGCTTAATATCCACCAGCGCATCCGGCTCAAATACGGACGAACCAGCGGACTGGATGTGGAACAAAATGAATGGGGAGGATTAAGGGCCACGATTACGATTGATATCGGAGAAGGAGGCGAATAA
- a CDS encoding response regulator, which yields MFRLLVVDDETIIADGLSEILQNTAALELDVYKAYSGLEAVKLFDRTRFDIVLTDIRMPEMDGLQLLEQIRKRWPECKVIFLTGFNEFSYVYSAIQYEGVSYLLKTEGYDKIISKVEAAVAEIETGLKAESLLQKAQEQLAAMQGLLQNDYVLRVLKEQLDREEINQAQLNELSIPLRADKPVLIMLGRTAASSKPYSEKSKQLYTIRLIAEQYLASHVSMTAAVNENRDIVWLIQPRAEEEAESFERALTFVKGSVELVQAACRESAGETVSFVLDDSPAAWPHIAERFATLNMLMNYRIGHGCGMLLLDKQLMDSGLQPSGTAKEQPPHMLRQSRLAMLADQLEHGQREAFYRNLHESAQSLQRITGMHDMQAQQFYYSVGLIYFSYMNRWQLVEPLAAQISMHKLMQPGEHGSWNSAFEYLEHVGEVLFNMQNQEEERRANAVITIIQKHIQDHLHNPDELSLVRLAELVYFNPSYLSRLFKQMTGVNLSEYITSCRMQKAKRLLEQPDIKIQDVAERVGYGTATNFTRSFRKLLHMTPQEYRTSALNK from the coding sequence ATGTTCAGGCTGCTTGTTGTAGACGATGAAACAATAATTGCCGACGGTCTAAGTGAAATATTGCAAAATACCGCCGCTTTGGAGCTTGATGTGTACAAAGCGTATTCCGGGCTGGAAGCGGTCAAGCTGTTTGACCGGACAAGGTTTGATATTGTGCTGACCGATATCCGGATGCCGGAGATGGACGGCCTGCAGCTGCTGGAGCAAATCCGCAAAAGATGGCCGGAATGCAAAGTGATTTTTTTGACCGGATTCAACGAGTTTTCATACGTCTATTCCGCGATTCAATATGAAGGGGTCAGCTATCTGCTGAAAACCGAAGGGTACGATAAAATTATAAGCAAGGTGGAAGCGGCGGTTGCGGAAATTGAAACCGGGCTGAAGGCGGAGTCGCTGCTGCAGAAGGCGCAGGAGCAGCTCGCTGCTATGCAGGGGCTGCTGCAAAATGATTATGTGCTGCGTGTCCTGAAGGAACAGCTGGACAGAGAAGAGATCAACCAGGCTCAGCTGAATGAGCTTTCAATTCCGCTGCGGGCAGACAAACCTGTCCTCATCATGCTTGGCCGAACTGCCGCCAGCAGCAAGCCGTATTCGGAGAAGTCGAAGCAGCTGTATACAATCCGGCTTATTGCCGAGCAGTATTTGGCTTCGCATGTGAGCATGACTGCGGCAGTGAACGAGAACAGGGATATCGTCTGGCTGATCCAGCCCCGCGCGGAGGAAGAGGCGGAAAGCTTCGAGCGAGCGTTAACCTTTGTAAAAGGAAGCGTAGAGCTGGTGCAGGCCGCCTGCCGGGAATCGGCCGGGGAGACGGTCTCCTTCGTGCTGGACGACAGCCCTGCCGCCTGGCCGCATATTGCGGAGCGGTTCGCGACGTTAAATATGCTGATGAATTACCGCATCGGACACGGCTGCGGCATGCTGCTGCTGGACAAGCAGCTGATGGACAGCGGCTTGCAGCCGTCCGGGACAGCGAAAGAACAACCGCCGCACATGCTTCGGCAATCCAGGCTGGCGATGCTTGCGGATCAGCTCGAGCACGGGCAGCGCGAGGCATTTTACCGGAATTTGCATGAGAGCGCCCAATCGCTTCAGCGCATTACCGGCATGCATGATATGCAAGCGCAACAATTTTATTATTCGGTAGGCTTAATTTATTTCTCTTATATGAACCGGTGGCAGCTTGTAGAGCCGCTGGCGGCCCAAATCAGCATGCATAAGCTGATGCAGCCCGGCGAGCACGGCAGCTGGAATTCCGCTTTTGAATACCTTGAGCATGTCGGGGAAGTATTGTTCAACATGCAAAACCAGGAGGAGGAGCGCAGGGCTAATGCGGTGATCACCATTATTCAGAAGCATATCCAGGATCATTTGCATAACCCCGATGAGCTGTCGCTAGTCCGTCTGGCCGAGCTTGTTTATTTCAATCCATCTTATTTATCCCGGTTGTTTAAGCAGATGACAGGGGTCAATCTGTCCGAATATATCACCTCATGCCGCATGCAAAAAGCTAAAAGGCTGCTCGAGCAGCCCGATATTAAAATTCAGGATGTGGCGGAGAGGGTCGGTTACGGCACTGCGACCAATTTTACCCGTTCGTTCCGGAAGCTGCTGCATATGACGCCGCAGGAATACCGGACATCGGCGCTTAACAAGTAA